Within Anopheles nili chromosome 3, idAnoNiliSN_F5_01, whole genome shotgun sequence, the genomic segment GCAAATCCACAGAAGATTAGCGCTAGCAATGAGGACTCATTTTGTGATGATACGATTCATGAGCACGCCTATTCTCGAATTTTACACAAAGACTTTAACCTGCAAAAGATAAAAAGCATTAGATGAAACAGAAGGAGACGAAAATTTGTGTTCTTTTGTAATCATGCATCTGTGATGTTCTTTAAGAAGCGATGATGAAGGGTATTCATGTCTAACAAACAATAGTTATACTTACGGATTGATATCCGAAAGCAGGCATGAAGAAATCGGGACATTGATATTAAAATGTATACAACGAGTTTTCCAAATGTTGTTACTTCTCCATGTCTTTTTCAATCGGGGAtcctttcactctctttcgATGCTTTCGCTTATTTCTTCATGCTCAGTAAATTATGTTCTTTCTCACATCGTCTTGTTCGTCCTTTAatcttttaaattttcttcgaAGGTTACTTCACATCtctttcattccattttcaaaACGATTTTAGTGTTATGCGAAAGCGAATACAGAGCGATGGGAAGAATtttaggggtgggtttttgttagTTGCATTTTGTACACTGGCAAATAGCGATGGATAATTTTGCTGCCATATTGCTGCTCTTGGTGGTGACGGTGATGGTTTACAATGATccatttttcactctttaGTTGGTTTTGTTAAATCAAAACTTAAATACATAGGAACATCTTCGGTAAATATGGTCGAAACCTTGGCCATAACATTGAAACTCGAGCTACTTAATAGTTGGTAGGTAATGTACAATGTAGCTTTTGTAGGTCTTCGTTGCGACACATACCCTTCTTATACTGCTTAAAAAAACGGAGGATCTGATGGTCTTTTTTAGAGTTTTCGTCACATCTTTAGCACTGGTGAAATTTGAGCTGAATAGATCAGCAGCTACATTATTCATTCCCTATTCACCATCTAAAAACAAGATACTGATATCTGCGTGGCAATATTACAACTAGATAAAGAAGGATAGTAAAACATTCCGTTTGCTTTGGCAACTTTGGTAACGATGGCGAGATGGTGTTTTTGCTGCCGTCCTGCTCCCTCTCCAATCATCCCTTCCTCTTTCCTCTCCAATCCTTTGCTGGTTCTTGTGGAGGAAAACATCTTTATGCTTTGTTTGACGGTATTTGCCACCATTCTTGTCTTTTGCTTGCCAATGGGCTTACACATTATAAGGGATATTTAGTTTACCAAAAAGGTATGGTTTGGAATGGAACGTTTTGGTAAGTtgattgctgttgttgcattttcttGAGCTCGTTATACAATTTGGAGGCTGTATCTTGGATAGTATTGTTGTTGGCGGTTTGATTTTTCCAATTGCCATTCCCATTTGGTCCACTGGACAGCATACCGCTCGCCCCTGCCCCTGAAGACAGTGCTCCACCAAAGCGCATCGCTTGGTTCTTCTTATAGTACTGCgatgattgttgttgttgctgctgctgctgcagacGTGCCGCTGTAGTAACGTTCGCTGAATTGGTGCTAGAGTTAACGCCTACACCCAGCGGGTAATTGTTACcatattgcttttgctgctgcagcatgtCGTACTGCTGACGAAATGGAGATGGCTGCGCAGAGGCGCTGTTTGGCTGAGAGATTCCCTTAGAATTAGCACCGATAGAGTTGTACTGTTGCATGGACATGATTGACATCTGGTTGAGTTGATCTCGACCCTGTAAGTTGTTGCCGAGAGCAGTGTTGTTGTAGAAACCATTATTTCCGGTCTGTACATTCGGTGTAGttcctccagcagcaacagaggAAACGGATCCAGATCCATAAACGCCATTGTTGAAGCGCGATGACTGCAGACCACCAGCGGTGCCATTGGCTCCCAGTACCGCCGATTGTTGATACATGTTGAAATCACGGTTCAGGCCATTACCATTACTACCATTATTGCCGTTGTTAAATCGGTAGCCGTACtgcatctgctgctgctgttgctgctgctgaaggcGCAgacgctgttgctgctgctgatgttgcagcaattgctgctgctgctgttgctgcaagTTACCGTAGATTTGGTTGGCGTTAAGGCTTGATAAGTTGAGAGTGGCGCTGACTTGAGTAGCAGCTTGATTGGCTCCCGAATTGCAACTAACAGCATTAACCGGAAACTGAAAGTCGCAACACGAGCACGTAGCAAGTCCAAACTCCTGAACGTGACCGTTTGGGCCAAGTCGATGATATTGGGAGCGATTTTTTAGGAAAAATTGAATATTGTTCGTCACCGGCAGCATTGCGTACTGGCAAGAGAAGCCTCCTGGAATGCCGTCGGATATGCGTAAGTTGCTGCCCAAATCGAGAATATCGCGATTGCCATATATAATCGATTTTTGAGGCACACTGTAAATGGGCTCTGTTGTAGGGGTTGGCGAGGAGAACGGAAGCTCCTTCTGCAAGTCCAGTGGCTCGGTCCAAGACGGGGAGCCTGATAAAATGGCGTTCGGATCGACTACACCCGACCCAAGCGATGCTGTCGGAGATGGCGAAGATGGCAAATCACTATCTCTAGATTCTCCtggttgtttttcctcattttcttcCAAGAGGTTCGTATCGTCATCCGAGTTCGATGATGATGGGgatgaagaagaggaagaggaagtgGAGCATGTTCTAGACGAAGTAGTCGATATCGTCGTCGCTGCGCATAGCGACGACGAGTCCGAGGGAGATGCAACCGAACCAGATGATGAGGCCGATGCTTCCTCGTTCTCGTCAGTAAGGGTTGGCGATGAAGGTATTTGTTTCTGAAATTTAAACATTGTACGTAATTGCTGTAATAGTTGTAGTAATGATAAAAGCTATGAGTTGTTCTATTACAACAAAGAttaagaaagcaaaaacaatctCAGTAACGTATGTATTCCAAGTCAATCAATTGCTATAacatttgctttcttctttgcGACTAATATCTAGTAACATCAAGTAGTCATTGGTAAACGAACATTCCGTTTTAAACGGCCCAACGATGTCATTCGACTTTAGAAACTGATTCGCGTTAGACGTGTATTCCAAATTTTTAGTGCATTCTAAATTACCAGTACTCTTTTTGGAAACCCAACTAACTAGCAAGTGAGTACAGAAAATAGTTCACATCTTCTGTcttggaagaagaaaagtataaattttaattcttGTAGTATGTTTTGTCCAGTTACTCCATCCTGCTGTTACTATTCCCCGGCAACCACTTATTGCTGCAGTTCGTCCTGCTGTCCCAGCCTATACGCGAGCAACTGCCTTTGCTGCGGTTACGGATTCCCATCGCCCAGCTGTCTCTGCCGGCATATACGAGCCAAGAATTGTCGTGATTTACGCCTTTGCCAACCTTGGGGAAGATGAGCTGCAATCCGAGCGGGTGCTGTGATTATTTCTGCGGAGGTTCTGGTTTGTGTCCATCTAATATGTGCTGTGGACCGTGTGGGCCGTGTGGACCATGTGGACCATGTGGACCATGTGGACCGTGTGGACCGTGTGGACCGTGTGGACCGTGTGGACCGTGTGGGCCGTGTGGGCCGTGTGGACCATGTGGACCGTGTGGACCCTGTGGTCCTTGTGGACCATGTGTACCATGTGGACCATGCGGACCGTGTGATCCTTGCTGCACAATCGATTGCACACCGGCAGCTGTAATTGTTCAACGTGCTAGAATGGCACGTCGCATGCGCCTAAAGAACGCCTTAATGTATGATTGAAGAGATCTTAGAGTGCGAGCAGAGGTAAGGTATTGAGATTCTTTTTTCATTGTACAAGAAAGAGCCTTATTCATTTAGCATCATGTAACATTATTTATCAGGTTCAATTGGACATAATGCCGCGTGGTATGTGAATTACTATATGGAAGAACACAACAAGAAAGCATGTAATATTCATGCATAAATTCACATTTAATGAAATGGGTCTTGTTCAAATGAAATAGGAACATTATTGGgtcaaatataaaatatacaaaagaGTAATCCTAATTTccatattttgtttcaattttcctttctGGCATACAGCGTAAGTTATACAAGCATATGGGTAGAATCAAAAGAAGACAATCTGTATTCGTTAGGGGAACGAATCGTACAGCTGTTTCCATAATTGCAGGAAGTGAACCCAGAAAGCAGATCATGAAGTTTTCTGTTGATGTACGTAGCAGGAAATTTCTTATGCTTTTCCGAACCTTCATCTTCAAAATAGAATGCATGCAAGCGAGCCCAGGTAGCCGGGCGACAAAAGGATCCTATTTTACCTGCGAAAAGAAGGTTCGATAGTAACAAACGAATGCTGCAATGGTGCATTGTTGCTTTGTCAAAAATGTGCAGCTGTTAAGCTAAAGGTAAAAGCATGCTTGATTCATAGCTGATTCATAAAAGAGTGataggaaaagaaacaattcaTCTGTTTAGTAAGAAACGAATAACAAACTCAAGAACGATtttatactaaaaaaaaccttgGTTTATGCATTATAAATCGTAACCATACATTGTAAccattgatattttttattattgcagaattagttttgattaaaaaatctttctactgTGATTAAGTTACATACCTTGATATCTTCCAAATCCAAAGAACTTACGCCACTCGATTCACTGCCAACGGGTGATAACGGCGTCTTTATGTTGCTATGGAAGCCGATGCTGACAGGTGAAATCGGCGAGAGCAATCCAAACCCTTCCAGGAGGTCTCCTACCCCCGACATCGGTACAGCAATATTGAGAGCCATCTGTTTAAttagagaaaaaagagaaatcaaTGTAATCAACCTTTCTGGGAGGCATATAAAATGTTACTTCAAAAATAATTCTTATTATATTGCAATAAACATCCGACAGGCAATGAGCATCGTATGATGCGTTCAACTGTATTGGACGATTTTCTTAAAGCAAACGATTACGCAGGGCGATAAGAAAACCACAACACAGCGATAGTGTGATGTCGTGAGCGATGAAATGTTGTAGAGTGGTGCATATTTAATTACCACATTAATGATATAAACGATTTCGATTGAAATGGTTAAAGAGAAACACATCTAATATTATAGCTTAGTTAAATAAATTAGTGCAATGATAGCCAGTCGTATCAGGAGTATATAACAAGAAAATCGATAAGACGAAATCAATCTATAAGATTgactaatttaaaaaatatccGATGAAAATTGTATAgtaaaacatttcatttttatgtgttgcgtttttcaatgtatgttatttt encodes:
- the LOC128722761 gene encoding probable serine/threonine-protein kinase yakA gives rise to the protein MALNIAVPMSGVGDLLEGFGLLSPISPVSIGFHSNIKTPLSPVGSESSGVSSLDLEDIKKQIPSSPTLTDENEEASASSSGSVASPSDSSSLCAATTISTTSSRTCSTSSSSSSSPSSSNSDDDTNLLEENEEKQPGESRDSDLPSSPSPTASLGSGVVDPNAILSGSPSWTEPLDLQKELPFSSPTPTTEPIYSVPQKSIIYGNRDILDLGSNLRISDGIPGGFSCQYAMLPVTNNIQFFLKNRSQYHRLGPNGHVQEFGLATCSCCDFQFPVNAVSCNSGANQAATQVSATLNLSSLNANQIYGNLQQQQQQQLLQHQQQQQRLRLQQQQQQQQMQYGYRFNNGNNGSNGNGLNRDFNMYQQSAVLGANGTAGGLQSSRFNNGVYGSGSVSSVAAGGTTPNVQTGNNGFYNNTALGNNLQGRDQLNQMSIMSMQQYNSIGANSKGISQPNSASAQPSPFRQQYDMLQQQKQYGNNYPLGVGVNSSTNSANVTTAARLQQQQQQQQSSQYYKKNQAMRFGGALSSGAGASGMLSSGPNGNGNWKNQTANNNTIQDTASKLYNELKKMQQQQSTYQNVPFQTIPFW